The Pogona vitticeps strain Pit_001003342236 chromosome W, PviZW2.1, whole genome shotgun sequence DNA window agaaaccacataaatgcatggaatgtggaaagagctttagtcacaatggtaagcttagggtacatcaaaggacccacactggagagaagccatataaatgcattggactgtcggactgtcagcttctgggatttccccttgtgggatgtcgctctgtgaacggtagtggttACGGGGGGAGTCCTGCTCCACCTCTTCACCTCTTGGCCTCTGGAGTGTCTCTGGGTTCCATGGtttcccatactatttcacaccgTTACAAGACGGGGGATAACTTGCTCAGCAGTActaggagcgagaaggaccttggaatcgtTTTAGAACACGGCAAagatgagccaaaagtgtgatgtggctgcaaaaaaggccagtgctatttaGTCTGCATTAAGAGAggaagagtctccaaatcccatgaggtgctagttccccacTCCTTGGTCAACCTAATCCTCCTAGTTTCTGGTATtaataccagtactttttattaatccttgctttttcatcactatttcaaaatctgttaattatgttttgccagtctgtcaAATCTTCCTTTATTGGTTTCATCCTAAAGAAAAAATACTTTTAGGTAGTAACCCTGTGTTACACATTACATGGTACATCAAATTAGGCTTTACTTACTACCCTCTCTTACGAATTATTCTCCATATTTCTGTCatatctttctctgttttgtctaatatatgtttatgttgtaaaatgtcaagaaactTTTGATATGTGAACACAAACAGTGGCCTTGATGGAAGCGTAGATGTTGCCCCTCTGGAGGGAATGAGAAGAGAGCTGACAGAAACTCCGTGTGATGAAGTGTAtgtttctaattagagatgggttatgtagtcatgtcttaaccatagaggaatccattttgagtctgacacaggctaagttctggaaaattactagtagttattttcagcttttcttatcgccgcagctggagaggaaaacacggcagagtcaaaatatctctaacctgaatgataaacaattctttggtgttggtgggaaagtagggcgtaccctatgctaattcttgccttcatgattggttgaatatgtcaggagggggcaggttggagaaatttacaagaggttggaaaaagtaacttgagagagagaagagagttttgggattctgaaaacatggcgtcgcattactttgatccaagcgaaggaacctaattcaacaatatggactgcgtaagaatatcgtttgcttaccttagtttatagtttagtttttgttttgtttaatagttaatttttatagaaggtgctgaaccgttatgctgttgcttagaaatgaaactgtagagaaatgttttctttgttcacttaaataaacttatgttgtttaataattggcctttctagtcctttgaacagaacagtttccttatagataattaatttggcttacgttaccaaaattgagtcattaaacagtaaagatacggtattaggtgattccttttaataaaatcgaaacagactttaaatgcaggctgccaagagttcatgtcccaggaactgtgttgactcaagcagtttaatttcgaatgggagtgaatggggcctggattttcctgtttcgtggtttttgatctcatttatgggaccaataactcacatggtggcacggtgttacgatccacgggcctgatttgcaacctgatttcagtagtgttacgcccgggctttctctttacacacagtttgctttggatttatccagatgctgtggtaaattgaagctgagggtcaggcacggactgctttcagtttgaaacaaggcagcaacacagcgtgggttgtcctgctaactgtttaaatatttttttttccctctgctctatttcttttcaactgaagccctggctgaaaagggtcagttgtgggggcggattctgttaaaggactaggtgtaaatttctaaagtaagctttttcgttgctaggcacagctaaggcacggcaccttatcagggttttcagggcagttttatggctggcggtaatttattgccgaaacagtgggaggtttacagcttagcggctgcaagcagtcaacatggctcagcatgttactgagaggagaactggccggaggaaaacatccagcgaattgaGGTTGTTGATGGAAGAATCGGAGGGGGAGCAATCAATTGtggaagattcggttgaagaagaccaattggatttacaaatggctgggtacccccaggagtttgacccattgcctattccaagccggagagattccagagggcgagcggaggagcaacatccccgacctacagaggaagccgttggtgagaatccgtctggtgcgggggggcggaatccacccacaccgatgccCGCGACTGAGGAActgacccagctggttgcagatctagtgaggtcccaaaaggagtttgttaacactttgaatcaggctgagaaagtgaagaataagtgcagggagcaaaaagtgcaagagctgcaggaaaagagaaaggccaaacaggcaattaaagactctatagccagtgtggataggggaagtctacctagataccaggagggtgattgtgtgttgagcttccttaagaatttcgagcaatcttgccaagatttggagatacctagagaTTGGTTCCCGAAACTCCTTCGTTCCCAAATTTGCGGTCAGCTCGCCACAATCgtggccaaagtggctgaggaagattatgattggtctgaattagtttgggttattaaacagcgatatggttatacaaaagagctattgaggcagaattttaggaaaatcaaaaaactgcctaatgagagttatgcagctttagctgacaggctggaatttttaggagaccaatggctggactctttgaaaatcagatctgtagcagatatgagaaaggcattattcatggagcaatttatgaacttggtccctttagagttgaggagttctttactagagagagaatttaaagacctccaatcccttgcgctgaggactgacgaaCTGTTATCGTTTAGGAAgcctgaaccagcgcctagagccagagcagaggcgcctagagcagaggcacctaagagacaaaaccagcctgactttaaaaagccttaccatcaagagtataggcagacttcaactgatcagcgcaggagtttagctccaaatcaaagcagacccacttttgcttgtttcaaatgcggtggccctcatctacaaaaggactgtgcactatctcaaggaccccctagtcaagctaggaagtcagatgttaggacaccggtaccagcgccacgcaaatccaagggaggcacacccaaagtatctctggtaagccctaacaccccagagagtcaacaagtaccaactcaaggccagactgtcatgggcacagtgcctagacagaatcaacccagtgggagtactaccgcttcactagccagtgatagacaggcagcagtaaattactatgtgcctcaaatattagacgttcgtggaggagaacaagcaggagttataagacagtctccacaggggaaaaagtataccctaatggacccgggttgcgtaatccctgagtctcagaaagaatgggctatgaagacttattctgaagaggtgattttgtatactgataaggaacaggtggttctaaatgcttacagtgattctggtgctgagtgtgtgtttagtcgtttagtcgtgtccgactcttcgtgaccccatggaccagagcacgccaggccctcctgtcttctactgcctcccggagttgtgtcaggttcatgttggttgcttcgcagacactgtccagccatctcatcctcggtcgtccccttctcctcttgccttcacactttcccaacatcagggtcttttccagggagtcttttcttctcattagatggccaaagtactggagcctcagcttcaggatctgtccttccagtgagcactcagggttgatttcctttagaactgataggtttgttctccttgcagtccaggggattctcaagagcctcctccagcaccacaattcaaaggcatcaattcttcggctgaactttcttccatatcccgaaaatttttgcacccagaactgattttggacaatttaaggttacccattaggacctatggttcaggagaggcgggagaacaacatattcctctcgcgtttgtggaattatcgttcaaaaattggcgtggtactaaactttgcctcactcatgaggggaaacctgacttcttgctggggaatgacctcacctatttgaattttaagcagagtcaggaaggtcctgctgttaacgtggttacccgttcccaaacccagaaagcagagactgggagtgtttctgatgaagctgtccctactacaaacttagaccagcagcaacatctagtggcagaacaagataatgcagctaatacagaagtggaaatagaggaatcagtgcctatggggtcagctgagtttaaagtgaagcaaatgactgatccctcactagcttccttgagagcacaagcagatgactatgctcaaaacccaataacacagcaagttaactttgtgtggggccagaatggacttttgtatagagaatatcatcccaaatcacacttgaacatgcaacccacacgacagctggtagtaccacaggaatacagactgaggattcttgaattagctcatgacaatccatctagtggtcaccaaggtgtgcaaaaaactttaaaaagaatttctcagcatttttattggcctggtattaacaaaaatgtgaaggactatgtcagttcatgtgactattgccaaaaaaCAGGTTATCAGACCGATAAGACGAAGTCGGAAATGCTCttaatggaaatacctgatcaagttttccaatgtttgcaaatggatgtcatgggaccttttgttccaactaagtctaagaagaaatacatcatctctttcatctgccaagctagtcgttggatcgaggcctatgcgttgagtaatctaagagcttccactatcgcacgcatcatcatagacttgtgctcacgtattggagtaccatctcagataatttgtgatcaggcgggggcatttcgtagctccttaatggacaaaatttgtgaacttagtggaatagaaataaaatttagctccgcctatcatcctgaaagtcatgggttaattgagagaggtcaacaaaccttactgaggatgatccagaccatggtacaggtgtatggtaacatttgggacgatctgttaccatttgttttatttgcttatcgaagttctgctcacacctctcttggtggtttctctccaagtgaagtggtatttgggaggaatctacaaggacctttggatttcctgaaatctgattgggaaggtgtggtgaaaagcagcacagttccagttgctgattttgtcagaaatctgcaagaaaaactgttagctgtgcaagaattggccaaagacaatttgctaaatgctcaatcaacccagaaactctaccatgacagacattccagacacagggaatttgatgtgggagatttggttcttgttttaaacccccttagaccttctaaattagaagttggctgggaaggtccaggggaagtggtacagaaactggggaataacaattatttagtaaaaatgttgaattctgataaaaagcctgtaagttaccatgtcaataggttgaaattgtataaagacagaactgcaatggttttgcaatataaggttgcttgttatcagtctgaatacgagcctgtagatatgctagctgaattagaagatgctggtgattggtctgacaaccttgttttgacaggtacctcactccagaagggaaagctgtaccaaatcctagagaaatatcaagatgttttttcagataagccaggttacacaaatttggtcagtcatgaaattatcactaccgatagtcagccaattcgatctagtccatacagagcagttggtgatcatgctctacgaattgaacaagagatacaaaagatgttatctctggatgtaattgaggagtcatcatccccatactcatctccagtggttctggtttcgaaaaaagattctactggcaagattcttgatgagataaggttctgtgtggattacagaaagttaaacagtgttactgtttcagatccttatccattgccaagaatggatcatttaattgaaaaattggccaaggcaaattttatcagcataattgacttaaagaatgcttactggcagctggatttagccgaaaattcacgagataagaccgcttttatcactcatgtaggcacttttagattcaaaaggctaccatttggattgaaaaacgcaggagcatcatttcagagaatgatagataaagttttaaaaggtctaccttttgctagtgcttatttggatgatgttgctattttcagttctgattttgactctcatatgtctcatgttgaaactgtgttgtctagaattcatcaagctggccTTACCgtcaaagctagtaaatgtcaatggatgaaagggaaagtcacatatttgggtcatttggttggtcaaggtgaaattcatactctgcaagccaaagttcaagctatcaatgattggcctattccaaaaaccaagaaacaagtgcgttcatttttaggtgtagttggctattacaggaaattcatccctgatttcagtgaattggctacacctctgtcagagctaactaagaagagacagcctgtcaaagttaattggacccccgagtgccaaggggcttttgaggccttaaaagcgaagattattcatgcccctatactgaaatcacctgattttgataagcctttcattttgcaaaccgatgcttcagaatttggattaggagctattttgttacagcaaggggaggatgggaatctatatcctatctcatacttctctagaaagctcttggaaagagagagacattatgcaatccttgaaaaagaggctctttctatatattggtctctcAATCTTTTacgaccttatctatgggggcgtaaatttacactccaaactgatcatagagccttagtctggttacaaaagatgaagtctcagaaccaaaaattgttaagatggagtttagcattacaggattttgattttgaagttcaacatatacctggaaagctaaatgtggtggcagatggactttccaggatgtactgtgaagacccagatgttcctgaccgctaaagaagatggaagatggttggagtagttactgtggctaatgaactaacatgcttgtttcctttttgtatatctgaatggtgtgccagattgtattgctatattgtttgttataatccatatataatcatttacttctagttgttttatcaatttacttcaaattagctcagaataactgttctgaatttagaagaaatttagcgggggtgtgtgatgaagtgtatttttctaattagagatgggttatgtagtcatgtcttaaccatagaggaatccattttgagtctgacacaggctaagttctggaaaattactagtagttattttcagcttttcttatcgccgcagctggagaggaaaacacggcagagtcaaaatatctctaacctgaatgataaacaattctttggtgttggtgggaaagtagggcgtaccctatgctaattcttgccttcatgattggttgaatatgtcaggagggggcaggttggagaaatttacaagaggttggaaaaagtaacttgagagagagaagagagttttgggattctgaaaacatggcgtcgcattactttgatccaagcgaaggaacctaattcaacaatatggactgcgtaagaatatcgtttgcttaccttagtttatagtttagtttttgttttgtttaatagttaatttttatagaaggtgctgaaccgttatgctgttgcttagaaatgaaactgtagagaaatgttttctttgttcacttaaataaacttatgttgtttaataattggcctttctagtcctttgaacagaacagtttccttatagataattaatttggcttacgttaccaaaattgagtcattaaacagtaaagatacggtattaggtgattccttttaataaaatcgaaacagactttaaatgcaggctgccaagagttcatgtcccaggaactgtgttgactcaagcagtttaatttcgaatgggagtgaatggggcctggattttcctgtttcgtggtttttgatctcatttatgggaccaataacttgTCTTTCTCTACAGATGCAAAAACCTCATGACAGGGAAATGtaattagaaaaatactttgTGCTTAAACGTTTAACTTAAAGAGCGTAAAGTCTTCATAACAGCATGTACAGAATATATAATGACTTTTTTGCTCACGAAACCACTCTCAGCCTGACCGGCCTTAAGCAAAGGTgcagcaacgaatgctctgccTGCCCTGCTTTTATATCAGTTTCCGCCCCTACAGTCCCAggcgcctgcccgtggctacAGCAGCCTCAAACCTTCCCAGTGACTCAGCTTCAGGGTTTTGGCTGACCTACACGTAGTTGGTTTCTACGGCtttcctattgattgattgattgattgattgattgattgtcaaaCGACCATTCCTATGTATGTTGAAGACctaaatttactgtatttctcagtgacctgatctatacgaacattttgacataaaattcctgtacgtaacctccacctcctagcttctttataatcacatgtacccttaaaatccatattcaccaatgtctgatctgctacttttattaaccctatgtctgttttaaaaactctaaatcacaatcacgagatgcatacatatataatctctcctaaaataacttttatatgctgatgaataaaaagtaaaattatttacatctcctttcacttctctccaaatatcttgcatgtcagttctatttatcagtttatgTCATATTgtaatatacaatggtgccccgcgaGATACCGATAATGCGTTCCACTGAAaccgctgtacagcaaaatcgtcatgcaaaaaaaatccccattggaatgcattgaaaaccggttaaagttttccaatggggaaattacctcatcatccagtcaagatcctccatagaggagccattttctgagcaccaatcagctgtttttaatagctgtcttccaaagcatgggtcgaaaaacagctggaagccattttgcaatgtcgtaaaaatcgtcgtcttgtgaacaaatggttcgcgaagcatggaACTATTCCACatctagcaaaaaaaaccattggaaacattgttttgcaatcgttatagtgattgcaaaaaagtcaacGTCCTGCGGTTTCATTGTTCCACGAGGTCATCAtgtagcagggcaccactgtaccttctttcatccttggtagggtttaacttatcttcctcttcatccattcacatttatctttatttatcaagactttaaaccattccattttaccatcacatctccatttggtcccgTACTCTGAcgacataccccagcaaagcaacacccaatagtaacaaatcctcaaactttaactattttacttttaaaaaaaaccttaaccCATAAACCCTCACAgctatatttaataatatttcccccctctttttggcCAAATCCTACCTAGCCACagttaagtgcaaagtcctgcaccttggaaaaagaaaccaattgcagagttacaagatgggggatacttggcttagCAAAACTACGAATGAGAAGGACGTTGGATTTGTTGTAGAttgcaagctaaatatgagctaacagtggctttttattaatccaggttctccaactcttctttccttttctcctttcatgggttcgccattttcaatacatttatggatttgcaatgcctttaaattaagtattgtacagtggaggaaatttgcaagtaaaccatggaacttttccagtaaaacctcaattctaatcaaaccccATCCGTGtgtttctgagtaagctggctggataggtcagtggtttaaatatctggttgcagaaccagaggttccttgctgtgtctcccacgggtaaggtcagcctgtgtggcctttgggaaactgcaaggtcccagaagcaggaaatggggaaagacttttgagtattctctacctagaaaccccccgaaaaagggttgccatcagtcagaattgacttgatggcccatatttaatagtattttgaatagtggttaatattaatcaactatgttTTCCCATCACTGTCGCTTTGGAAGTATCAATTCAACCATGCTATTTTCACAATACGGCtattttttcaaatgttgccaatAAAGCCTTCAGGAGAAATATGCCTTCTTCTTTCTCTATTAGGTAACAAAcatgatggccagaattatacagagcctcttcttctgtccctgaaaagagtcaagtgtaaagccgggaagaaaagcttagaaaaacccatgagctGAAGGAGAAACAGCTTAAACGCCTGACGCGTGGagacagcttcagaccagtgctgctagttcagtttaaagaactcaccctggggaaaaatcatacaaaaacatggaatgtgaaaagaatttcagcgggagaagaaatctgccttcacatcaaaggacccacactggggaggaacgacataaatgcatggaatgtggaaagagctttagtcacagtggtgaccttaaggtacatcaaaggacccacactggggagaaaccacataaatgcatggaatgtggaaagagctttagtcagaatggtgaacctacgtcacatcaaaggactcacactggggagaaaccacataaatgcatggaatgtggaaagagctttagtcagagtggtcatcttagggtacatcaaaggactcacatgggggagaaaccacataaatgcatggaatgtggaaagagctttagtcagaatggtgaacctacgtcacatcaaaggactcacatgggggagaaaccacataaatgcatggaatgtggaaagagctttagtcagagtggtcatcttaggttacatcaaaggactcacatgggggagaaaccacataaatgcatggaatgtggaaagagctttagtcagagtggtgaacTTACGTCACATctaaggactcacactggggagaaaccacataaatgcatggaatgtggaaagagctttagtcagagtggtaaccttaagtcacatcaaaggacccacactggggagacaccatataaatgcatggaatgtggaaagagctttagtcgcagtggtaaccttacatcacatcaaaggactcacactggggagaaaccacataaatgcatggaatgtgaaaagagctttagttgcagtggtgaccttacatcacatcaaaggactcacactggggagaaaccacataaatgcatggaatgtggaaagagctttagtcgcagtgttgaccttacatcacatcaaaggacccacactgtggagaaaccacataaatgcttggaatgtggaaagagctttagtcagagtggtaaccttaagtcacatcaaaggacccacactggggagaaaccacataagtgcatggaatgtggaaagagctttagttgcagtggtaaccttaagtcacatcaaaggacccacactggggagaaaccacataaatgcatggaatgtggaaagagctttagtcagggtgataaccttaagtcacatcaaaggactcacatgggggagaaaccacataaatgcatggaatgtggaaagagctttagtcagagtggtgaacGTACATCACATctaaggactcacactggggagaaaccacataaatgcatggaatgtggaaagagctttagtcacagtggtgaccttaaggtacatcaaaggacccacactggggagaaaccacataaatgcatggaatgtggaaagagctttagtcagagtggtaaccttaggttacatctaaggactcacactggggagaaaccacacaaatgcatggaatgtggaaagagctttagtcagagtggtcatcttaggttacatcaaaggactcacatgggggagaaaccacataaatgcatggaatgtggaaagagctttagtcagagtggtgaacTTACGTCACATCTaaggactcacacaggggagaaaccacataaatgcatggaatgtggaaagagctttagtcagagtggtaaccttaagtcacatcaaaggacccacactggggagacaccatataaatgcatggaatgtggaaagagctttagtcgcagtggtaaccttacatcacatcaaaggactcacactggggagaaaccacataaatgcatggaatgtgaaaagagctttagttgcagtggtgaccttacatcacatcaaaggactcacactggggagaaaccacataaatgcatggaatgtggaaagagctttagtcgcagtggtgaccttacatcacatcaaaggacccacactgtggagaaaccacataaatgcttggaatgtggaaagagctttagtcagagtggtaaccttaagtcacatcaaaggacccacactggggagaaaccacataagtgcatggaatgtggaaagagctttagttgcagtggtaaccttaagtcacatcaaaggacccacactggggagaaaccacataaatgcatggaatgtggaaagagctttagtcagggtgataaccttaagtcacatcaaaggactctcattggggagaaaccacataaatgcatggaatgtggaaagagctttagtcagagtggtgaacGTACATAACAT harbors:
- the LOC144584973 gene encoding LOW QUALITY PROTEIN: uncharacterized protein LOC144584973 (The sequence of the model RefSeq protein was modified relative to this genomic sequence to represent the inferred CDS: substituted 1 base at 1 genomic stop codon) gives rise to the protein MECEKNFSGRRNLPSHQRTHTGEERHKCMECGKSFSHSGDLKVHQRTHTGEKPHKCMECGKSFSQNGEPTSHQRTHTGEKPHKCMECGKSFSQSGHLRVHQRTHMGEKPHKCMECGKSFSQNGEPTSHQRTHMGEKPHKCMECGKSFSQSGHLRLHQRTHMGEKPHKCMECGKSFSQSGELTSHLRTHTGEKPHKCMECGKSFSQSGNLKSHQRTHTGETPYKCMECGKSFSRSGNLTSHQRTHTGEKPHKCMECEKSFSCSGDLTSHQRTHTGEKPHKCMECGKSFSRSVDLTSHQRTHTVEKPHKCLECGKSFSQSGNLKSHQRTHTGEKPHKCMECGKSFSCSGNLKSHQRTHTGEKPHKCMECGKSFSQGDNLKSHQRTHMGEKPHKCMECGKSFSQSGERTSHLRTHTGEKPHKCMECGKSFSHSGDLKVHQRTHTGEKPHKCMECGKSFSQSGNLRLHLRTHTGEKPHKCMECGKSFSQSGHLRLHQRTHMGEKPHKCMECGKSFSQSGELTSHLRTHTGEKPHKCMECGKSFSQSGNLKSHQRTHTGETPYKCMECGKSFSRSGNLTSHQRTHTGEKPHKCMECEKSFSCSGDLTSHQRTHTGEKPHKCMECGKSFSRSGDLTSHQRTHTVEKPHKCLECGKSFSQSGNLKSHQRTHTGEKPHKCMECGKSFSCSGNLKSHQRTHTGEKPHKCMECGKSFSQGDNLKSHQRTLIGEKPHKCMECGKSFSQSGERTXHLRTHTGEKPHKCMECGKSFSQSGNLKSYQRTHTGEIPYICMECGKSFSRSGNLTSHQRTHTGEKPHKCMECGKSFSRSGHLTSHQRTHTVEKPHKCLECGKSFSQSGNLKSHQRTHTGEKPHKCMECGKSFSCSGNLKSHQRTRTGEKPHKCMECGKSFSQGDNLKSHQRTHTGEIPYICMECGKSFSRSGNLTSHQRTHTGEKPHKCMECLKSFSRSGHLRRHERTHTGEKP